The genomic interval GCTGATGGACGAGCCGTTTGCCACCCTCGACGCGCCAGGCACTGCGCTCGCCGTCGGGATCACCGCGGAGGCGATGGCGCGTGGGTGCGCCGTGGTGATGACCGCGCATCAGGCGGTCGCGCCAGCCGGCCTCACGCTTGATGTGGCTGAGTTGACCCGCGGCCGGCTGCTCAACCTGACCGCCTGCCCTGCTGCCGCAGGCTGATTCGCTCATGGGCGCTTTCGCTGCGATTCTGCGCAAAGACCTAAGCCTCGAACTCCGCGCCGGCGAGAGTCTCCTCACGCTGATCGGCCTGTCACTGCTCATCATCGTGGCGATGGTCTTCGCGCTGAGTCCGGTCGGCGGGGTGCGCGACGCCGAGACCGCGGCCGGCGCGCTGTGGGTCGCCCTGCTCTTCGCCGGGACGATGGGCGCCGCGCGCACCCTGCTCGCCGAGCGCGACAACGGCTGCCTCGCGGCGCTGCTGATGAGCCCGGCCGATCGCGCGACGATCTTTTGCGCCAAGCTCGCCGCGGCCTTCAGCTTCATGGCGATCGCGGAAATCGCCGCGGTCGCGATCCTCGTGCTCTTCTTCAACCTCGCGCTCGACGCCCGCGTCATCCATCTCGCCCCGTCGCTTGTCCTCGGCGCGCTGGGCTTCGCCGCGCTGGCGACGCTGCTCGCGGCAATCTCCGGCCGCGTGCGCACGGGCGACCTTCTGCTGCCGATCCTTGCGGTTCCGCTCTTCGCGCCCGCGCTCATTGCCGGCGTCAAAGCCGGCGGGGCGGCGCTCGCCGGCGCCCCGTTCAGCGTGAGCACTCCGTGGCTCAAGCTGCTCGCCGCCTTCGATGTGCTATTCCTGAGTGCGGGCTGGCTTCTGTTCGAGTACGTGATTGTCGAGCACTAGCGGAGCGCTCCGCGCGGAGCGAGCACAGGGGGCGGCCGAGTCTCCGAGGCGCGGTCGCATTCAGCAGTCTGCGAGCTTCGTTCCAATAAAATAGAGGCGGGAATGACCGAACAGAATGTGGAGCTTTTATAAGGAAATGACCCACCGCACTGCTCTCCGCGCCGGAGCGCCGGCGCTCGCCCTAATGCTCGTGGCGCTGTGGATGGTCTTCGCGTGGGTCCCGACCGAGGCCGACCAGGGCATCGTCCAGCGCATCTTCTATTTTCACGTCGCCTGCGCCTGGGTAGCTTTCGTCGCCTTCGCGCTCGTCGCGGTCTGCGGAATTTTCTACCTCTGGCTTGGCCAGGCGATCTTCGATCAGCTTGGCTACGCCGCGGCTGAAGGCGGCATGATCTTCTGCACGCTCGTACTGATCACCGGCTCGATCTGGGCGCGGCCCATCTGGGGTGTCTGGTGGACGTGGGATTCGCGGCTGACCACGACGCTGATTCTCTGGCTGCTCTATGGTGGTTACCTGATGCTGCGCGCGATGAGCGACGATACGCCGCAAACCGCGCGCTTCGCCGCCGTGCTCGGGATCGTCGCCACCGTCGACGTTCCGGTGATAATCGTCTCGGTGCGGATGTGGCGCACGATCCATCCGGCCGTGCTGGTGACGCGGAGCGGCGGCCATGGACTCGAAGATCCGCGTATGGTCATCACACTGCTGGTCGCCGTCGCTGCCTTTACGGCGCTGTTCATTTGGCTGCTGATGCTGCGCGTCGCGACGGTGCGGGCGAGCGCGCGGCTGGGTCGCCTCGGGCAGGCGCTTGCGATGGCCTCGGCCGCGGTGCAGGACCTGAATCCGTAGAAACTTCATGAAACACTTTAATTATCTGCTCGCCGCCTACAGCGTCATCTTCGTGACGATTTTTCTCTACGTCGGGTTCATCCGCACGCGGCAGTCGCGGCTCGAAGAGGCGCTGCGTGCGATGGAGACCAAACTGGCGGCGTTGGAAAATGAGTTGGCGCAGCGCGCTTCGGCGCCGCCTCACTAAGCCGACGCGAGTTGCAGCAGCCCCGCCGAGTGCGCATCTTTAGAAGGAAGCCGGATGGAATTTCGCGATTACTACAAAACTCTCGGCGTCGAGCGCAGCGCGACCGCGGCCCAGATCAAAGGCGCCTTCCGCAAACTCGCCCGCAAGCATCATCCGGACGTCAACCCGAACAACAAGGAAGCCGAACGGCGCTTCAAGGAAATTAACGAGGCTTACCAGGTCCTCAGCGATCCTGATAAGCGCAAGAAATACGACGAATTAGGGGCGGATTGGGAGCGTGGGGCGCCGCAGGACGAGGTCTTCCGCCGCTATGCGCGGGCCGGCGGCAGCGGCGGCGGGCCGACCTTCCAGGCGGGCGAGGCTGGCGGCTTCAGCGACTTTTTCGAGCGCTTCTTTGGCGGTCTGGGCGGCAACTTCGACGCGCGCGGCGGCGGTCAGGAGTTCACCTTCGAAGGCGCTGACGGTCGTCCGGCGCGGCGCTCGGGCAAAGCCGCGGATCTCGCGGCCGAGGCCACGATCCCGCTGCGCGACGCCCTCGAGGGCGGAAAACGGCGGCTCGAAATCGCCGCCACCGTCGAGTGCGACGCCTGCGGCGGCACGGGTATGCGCGTCCGGCAGGAGCGGCGCGGCAACACCCGTATCATGCGCCCGGCTGAACCCTGCGAAAAATGCGGCGGCGCCGGCGTAATTCAAGAGCGCCGCACGCTCGAAATCACCATCCCGGCCGGCATGGCCGACGGCGGCCGGATGCGTCTCAAGGGTCAGGGCGGAAAGGGGGCGCGCGCCGAGCTCAATGGCGATCTTTTCATCACGATCCACGTCGATCCGGGGCCGAGCTTCACGCTCCACGGCCGCGACGTCCGCTGCCTCCTGCCGGTCTGGGATTATGAGGCGGCGCTGGGCGCGGAGGTCACTGCCCCGGCTCCGACCGGCAGAATCTCGCTCAAGATTCCGGCGGGCAGCCAGAGCGGCCGCGTGATGCGGCTGCGGGGCAAGGGCTTGCCTGCCCGCGCCAAGGACCCGGCCGGTGATCTGCTCTACGAACTGCGCGTGCTCGCGCCCACCGATCTTACCGACGGCGAACGCGATCTGATGCGTCAGCTTGCTGAACAGCGGCGCGCGCGCGGCGTGCCCGATCCGCGCAGCGAGCTGCTCGGAGGGTAATTTGCCTCGGCGGCCCGGCCACGCCTCGCTCCTCGCTCGCGGCCTCTACCCGTCATCGCGTAGTCGAGCCTGCGCGGCTGTGATCCAGCCGCTCGCACGCGCACTCGAGCGCGCCAAGCTGGCGCCTGACCGTCTGATCCTCGCGGCAGTCTCGGGTGGTCCCGATTCCGTCGCGATGCTCCACGCACTCAAGGCGCTGCAGCCTCGAGGGCGTTTCCGCCTCGCTGCGGCGCATTTCAACCACCACCTGCGCGGGAGCGAAAGCGCTCGCGACGAGCAATTCGTCCGTCAGCTCTGCGACCGGCTTGAAGTCGAACTGGTCGTCGGGCAAACGCGCCTCACGGCAGGCGCGAATCTCGAAGAACGGGCGCGCGAACTCCGCCACGCCTTCCTTAAGCGAGTCGCTGATCGGCTTGACGCCAGTCTTATCGCGCTGGCCCATCAGGCGGATGATCAGGCCGAGACCGTGCTGATGCGTTTGCTGCGTGGCGCAGGCGTCGCCGGACTCAGCGCGATGAAGGAGGCTGGTCCGGGGCGTCTCTGGCGGCCTCTGTTGACGGTCAAGCGCGCGGCGCTCGTGGCGTACCTCGATCAAATCGGTGCGGCCTGGACGACCGACTCGAGTAACGCTTCGCGACTGATTTTGCGCAATCGAATCCGTCACACGCTGCTCCCGATGCTCGAGCGGGATTTCGCCCCAGGCCTTGCTGAACGCTTGACCGAACTGGCCGCGGAAATGCGCGCGCTCGATGGCTTTATCACTGACGCGGCGCGCACTGAACTCGCTTCGCGCCGCGCTGGCGAAGGGCTGACCGTCCTTGGTTTCGGCGACCTCGATTTCGCACTCGCCGACGCAACGCTGAGAGAATTTCTGCGCGAACGGCTGAGTGGCTTGCGGCACATCTCCCGCGACCATATCGAGATGATGCGTGGGCTGTGCAGCGGTGCGAACCCCAGCGGCCGCGTGGTGCTCCCCGGCGGATGGCGTCTCCGGCGCCAATACGACTTCGCCGAACTCGAACGGACAGCTCCGCCGGCCCCGCTGCGCGGACTGACAGAGCCGATCCAACTCGCCTGTTGCGGCCGGACCGAAGTCGGAGCGAGCGGCTTCATCTTCGAGGCCCGTCTGCTCGACCTCGGGACGGATGGGCCGGTTCCGCTACCGGCTGATCCCATGGAAGCGCTCTTCGATACCGCTCAACTTCGCGGACCGCTTTGGGTGCGGAGCTTTCGCGCTGGCGATCGGATTTCACCGCACGGGATGACAGGTAGCCGCAAAGTTCAGGAGCTGTTCGTTGATCGTAAGCTTCCGCGCGACCTGCGCGCAGTCTGGCCGCTGGTCACGAGCGGCGAAACCATCGTGTGGATTCCGGGAATCGTGCGCAGCCGCAGCGCGCTCATCACGTTCGCCCATCAGGAAATCCCGGCAGGTAGAAAAGTCCTGCATCTGCGCGCACTTTCGACGAGGCGACGCGAAATCACGTCGTTGCTTAAAAATCCAGCTACATGCTAGCCTTTTGATGGTAATGAATCAGGTTTCACGCAACATCGCGCTGTGGCTGGTAGTCGTGCTGATGGCGGCGCTGCTGTTCAAATTCTTCAGCAGCACTCAGCAGCATTCGCCTGAAATAATCTTCTCCGACTTCCTCAACGACGTCGATAATCGCAACGTCACCGAGGTTACGATTCAGGGCAATCAGATTAAGGGCGAAACCTCCGACGGTCAGCATTTCAGTACCTATGCGCCGAGCGATCCGGACCTCGTCAAGACCCTGCGCGACAAGGGGGTCAAGATTGCGGCCAAGCCGGCCGACGGCGATCCGTGGTGGATGGTGTTGCTGGTGCAATGGTTCCCGATGCTGCTGCTGGTCGGCGTCTGGATCTTCTTCATGCGGCAGATGCAGATTGGTGGCGGCAAAGCGATGTCTTTCGGGAAAAGCCGCGCCAAGCTGCTGACCGAAAACACCCACAAAGTCACCTTTGCCGATGTCGCCGGAATCGACGAGGCCAAGGACGAGCTCGAAGAGATCATTCAGTTTCTGAAAGATCCGAAACGCTTCACCCGTCTCGGCGGAAGGATTCCTAAAGGCGTCCTGCTGGTCGGACCACCGGGTACCGGCAAAACTTTGCTGGCCCGCGCGATCGCAGGTGAGGCCGGCGTGCCCTTCTTCTCGATTTCGGGCTCGGATTTCGTCGAGATGTTCGTCGGGGTTGGCGCGTCACGCGTCCGCGATCTTTTCGTGCAGGGCAAGAAACATGCCCCCTGCATCATTTTTATCGACGAGATCGACGCCGTCGGACGCCATCGCGGGGCTGGCCTGGGCGGTGGTCACGACGAGCGCGAGCAGACGCTTAACCAGTTGCTGGTCGAGATGGACGGCTTCGAGGCCAACGAGGGCGTCATACTTGTGGCAGCGACGAATCGTCCCGACGTCCTTGATCCCGCGCTGCTGCGGCCTGGCCGTTTCGACCGCCGCGTAGTCGTGCCGCGTCCCGACGTCAAGGGGCGCGAGGGAATCCTCAAAGTCCACGTGCGCAAAGTGCCGCTTGCCGACGACGTCGACGTGATCAAGATCGCCCGTTCGACCTCAGGTTTCGCGGGCGCCGACCTCGAGAATCTGGTGAATGAGGCAGCCCTGCTGGCGGCGCGGAATTCGAAGGAACGAGTCGGCATGATCGACTTCGAGCTCGCCAAAGACAAAGTCATGATGGGCGCCGAACGGCGCTCGATGGTAATGTCGCAGGAGGAGCGGCGCAAGGTCGCCTATCACGAATCCGGGCACGCGCTGGTCGCCACCATGCAGTTGGGCGCGGATCCCCTGCACAAGGTCACGATCATTCCGCGCGGGATGGCCCTGGGCGTCACGCAGCAGCTACCTGTGGACGATCGTTATACCGAATCGCGGCAATATCTGATGACCACCTTGGCTGTGCTCTTTGGCGGGCGGGTCGCGGAGCAGCTCGTCTTCAACGAGATGTGGACGGGAGCCGGCAACGATATCGAGCGCGCGACGGAACTGGCGCGCAAGATGGTCTGTCAATGGGGCATGAGCGACGAACTCGGTCCGATGACCTTCGGCCGCCAGGAGGAACAGGTCTTTCTCGGCCGCGATCTCGGTCACAGCAAGGACTACTCGGAGCAAACCGCCGTCGAAATCGATCGCGAGGTGCGGCGCTTGCTGAGCCAGGCCTACGACACGGCGAAAAAACTCCTCAGCGAAAACGTAATACTGCTCCACGCTCTCGCCGAGCGCTTGATCGACAAAGAAGTTGTGGACGGCGCGGAAGTTGCCGAAATGGTCAAAGCTCATCAGGAGGGCCGTCCGTTCATACCGCAGCCGGCGCCCGCGGTGAGTCCATCGATAAATCCGCCGACTCAGCCGCGTGACAAACCACGCGCCGTAGAAGAAGACGTTCCGGTCGCCGGCCCGCTCCATCCCAAACCCTCGCTCGCCTGATTGCCGCCTCGCTTAGTTGCGGGCGAGAGCTTTGCGCAGCGCCGCGACGTTCTGGACGAGCTGACTCGGCAAGTTCAGCGTTCCGGCGACATTCGAATACGGATACAAACGCCCGTTGATGTGAGCGTGCAGCGGGAGCCCGGCGCCCTGATGAATTTCGTAGTCCAGCGGCAGCGGCCCAAGGACATGCATAATCTGGTAAATCGCGCCGGCGAAGCTTGCCAGGTCTTGAGGCGACAGCTCGGTCAGCATCCCGCGAAAGTCCGGCATTATAACGTCGTAGCTGCGCGGGAAGGCGCCGACCGGACTCGCATAGCTGACCACGCCGTCGCGACGCCCGATCAGCAGGCCGATACGCTCGACCAAATCGATCAGATCTGACCAAAGCTCGGGATACTGCGCTTCGGCGCGGGCTTCGGCCTCCAGCACCGGTAGCGGCTGCGGCGATCCGATGATCTGCTGATGCGGATGAGGCTGCGAGGCGCCCGACTCGCGTCCCTGGTTCTTGCGGATTATGACCGAATGAATCGCCGGGTTTTCAAAGACCCGGCCCATCAGGCGAACGTCCGTCTGCAGAAGATGTAAGAAGTGCTCCTCGCCGAGCACGCCGGTGAACATCAGGTCGCTAATCGAACGCGGATTCTCGACGAAATGGCGCGGATCCTCGACCACGATGTATGACTCGTTGCGACCGCCAGTCAGATTTTCAGGGATCCGCGGAAAGAGATTGTTGAAGACGCGGACCACCCAGCTCGCGTCCGCGAGGACCGCCGCTCCATTCCAGCTCGCGAACTCGGCGGGCGTCAGACGCATCAGCTCGGCCGGCGCGTGCGCCTCGTTACCTGGACAAAAAGGGCAGGCGGTCATCGCGTTGCGCAGAGCTTTTGGATCGGGCTTGGGCGGATCGGGATTCAGCTCCTCGCGCCCGCCAAGTGTGAACGCGAAGCTTTTGCCGCGCACGTCAACCACGTAAGAAATCACGCCCGTCACTGGATTTTTGATCCAGAGCAGCGCGCCATCGCGGATTTCGTATTCGAGCGCCATCAGCGGTTGAGCAAACACTTAATCACGGGGCGCGGATCGTTCCAACGCCGCCAGGGAAGCGCTGTTGAGGTGGTTGAGCAGGGACGGTTAAATGAAGTGCGCAGGGGACTCGGGGCCGCTTCTTCTCCGACAGACCCGCTATCGCAGCGAAGACGCTGTGGAGCTTCCCTCTTGTGGCCTGAGCCTGAAGTTCGGCGAACAAATAATCGTTACGAATGTTTAGATTTCCGCGAAACCAGATGTGGCGAATCTTTAATTCAGGACACTAGCGGCGCGCGGGCTGACTCGACTTCGACGCCAGCGCATTCCATATTGATCGGGGATGGAGCATGACGCCGAGCTGACTGGCGGCGCGGCCGCACCGCGCACCGGAGTTGTGCCGCGAGTCTGGGGCGGGATCGCGACGATCCTGTCGGTCGTCTATACGGCGATTCTGCTCGCCGCAGCGGCGCTGGTCGCGCGCTTCAAGCGGGGACATTACGTCTCGCCCCTGATGCGCCTGTGGGCCTGGCTGATCTTCCATACCTGCGCGATCAGTGCGGAGGTTGAGGGGCTCGAACATCTGCGCGGCCTTGGCTCATTTATCCTGATCTCGAACCATCAGAGTTTGTTCGACATCATCGCGATTGTTCACCTGCTGCCGTGCGAGGTGCGCTTCGTCGCCAAGCAGGAGCTCAGGCGGGTGCCGCTGCTCGGTTACGTGTTGGCGCGTTCGGGCAATATCATGATCGAGCGGCAAAGCGGCGGACGGGCGATTCGTCGCGCGGTGGCGGCGACGCGCGACGGTTACAGTATCGCGGTTTTTGCCGAGGGGCGGCGCTCAAGCGACAATCGGGTGCATGAGTTCAGCGACGGCGGCGCGTGGCTGGCGCTCGCGACCGGGCGGCCGTGCGTGCCACTGGCGATCAGCGGGACGCTCGCCATGATGCCGCGCGGGGCGCGCTTCGCGCTGGCGGGGCGGCGGATCCGTCTGGCCTTCGGCCAGCCGATCGCGACTGCGGAGCTGCGCAGCGCCGACCGCGCTCGGCTCAGCGCACAGCTCGAGAGGTCGGTACGGGAGTTATTCCGCAGCGAAGTTTGAGGCCGGCGAAAGGGGACACCCTGCCCGGAGCGCTTCGCTAGTGGCGCGCACGCTTCCAGGGCGGCTGGAGGCACGCGATCTTTGCGAAGACCGGACAGCTCTCGTCATGCGCGCCCGGCAAGTAGCCGATGCTGAGAAGAAATTCGCCGGTAATTTCGCCGCCGGTGAAATTGAAGGTCTTTTTGAACAGCTTGACCCACTCGGGTTTGGCGAGCGGATGCTGCGCCGCCAGCCATCGCGCGAAAGAGCCGTGGCTTTGCTGGAGTTCGATGATCCGGCGCGCGTTTACGATCGTGGCGTCAACCTTGAGCCGGTTACGGACGATGCCGGCGTCGGCAAGGAGTCGCGCGCGGTCCCGCTCGCCGTATTTGGCCACACGCGCGATCGCGAAGTGGTTGTACGCAGCGCGAAAATTTGCGCGCTTGGCCAGGATCGTCAGCCAGGAGAGGCCAGCCTGATTGATCTCCAGCACGAGGCGCTCGAAGAGCGCATCGTCGTCCGCGATCGGAAATCCGTATTCGCGCTCGTGATAGGGCCCGTGGAGCGGATGGCCGGGCGCGATCGTGCAGTACGACATAAAGCTTGGGCGGGGATCAGTTTGACGCTTCCTTTATAATGAGGGCAAGGAAACCAGCACAATGCCTCTGACACTCGACGGACTCACGGTCATTGATCTGACGCAGAACGTCGCCGGGCCGTACTGCACCGAGCTGCTCGGCGACTTCGGCGCCTCGGTGATCAAGATTGAGCGGCCGGGCAAGGGCGACGACGCGCGCGGCTTCGCGCCGGATTGGCGCGGCGAATCCGCGACCTATCTCGCCTACAACCGCAACAAGAAAAGCATCTGTATCGATCTGGATAATCTGCGCGGACGTGAAATCGTCCATCGTCTCAGCCGGAGCGCCGATATTTTCGTCCATGCGCTGAGGCCCGGTAGCGCCGAGTCGCGCGGCTTCGGCTACGTGGAGTTGAGCGCGGAAAATCCGCGACTGATCTACGCTTCGATCAGCGGCTTCGGCGAGCAGGGGCCGCTGCGCAGCCTGCCGGGTTACGATCCGCTGGGGCAGGCCTACTCGGGAATTATCAGCATGAACGGTCATCCGGGGGCGCCGCCGGCGCGGGTCGTCGTGCCGATTATCGATATGGGCGCGGGCTTATGGCTGTTTACCGGAATTCTCGCGGCGCTGCTCGATCGCGCGAAGACTGGCAAGGGCGCGAAGGTGGCGACCAGCCTGCTCGAGACCGGCGTCGCGTGGACGACCCTGCTGATGGCCGGCTATCAGGCGACGGGCATCGTGCCGGGTCCTGCCGGATCGGCGTCGCCTGCGGCGGCGCCCTACGAGGCCTTCCAGACCGCCGACGGCTGGATTCAGATCGCGGCGGGGAATGATCGTCTATTTGCGCGGCTATGCGAGGTGCTGGATTGCCCGGCGCTCGCTGCCGATGCGCGCTTCCTCACCAATGCCGATCGCGTCCCGCGCCGCATCGAACTGCACGACATCCTCGAACAGGAGACGCAGCGCTTCAGCGCGGAGCAGTTGATGGGGCTGCTGCGCACGGCGGGCGTGCCTGCGAGCGTAATCAACACGCTCGACAAGGTCTTTGCGGACGAGCAGGTCAACACGCTCGGGATGCTGCCGCCGGTCGAGGCAGGCTTCCGCATCCCTGAGATGAAGTTCGTCGACATTCCGCTGACGATCGACGGCGAACGGTCGAGCCGGCGGCTGATGCCGCCGCGGCTGGGTGAGCATACGGAGGAAGTGCTGAACGACGCGGGCTACTCCGCCGCGGAGATCGCGAGCCTGCGATCGGAGGGCGCGATCGGTTGATGCGCTGCGGCTAGCCGGTGATCGGACGCTCGGGTTCGGCGACGCAGCGGGCGCATCGGCAGAGATCGCGCAACTGGAGCGTGGTGTAGAGGGTCTCGTGACCGTCAACCCACTCGGCATAGACCGCGGCGTCGCCGAGGCGGGCGAACTGGGTCAGGCGCTGACTCGCTGCGGGAATCTCGCCGTCGAGGCGGCCGCCGCAGGCGTTGCACGGACAATAGCGGCGCAGACTTTCGAGCGGGAAGATGCTGTCGTGGCCGTCCGCCCAGTTGACGCCGAGCGCATAGCGGCCGACGTGATTTAGGCTGCGAATTTTTGGTGAAGCTTTGGGCGACATCTTGATTCGGTTGGCGACTGGACTTGCTGGTTGCGCTTGAGGCACTCTGGCAAGGCGATTATAGCATCGCGCGAAGCGCCACGACGAGCCGCCGTAGTAGTTTCGCAAGGGGCTGGAGCGGGCGCACACATCGAAATTGATCAAGGGCTGGAGGTTTGAACAAAAGCAATGGACGAAAATGCCAAGAAAAAAGGGCTGCGGATGATCCCCTATGGGCTGCAGATTCTCGGCGCCCGTCACGGTGATAAATCCACCGTCGCGACGATCAACTGGACCACGCAGGCGAGCTTCGCGCCGCCGCTCGTGGTGATCGGCGTGAAGACCGATTCCACCGCGCATGAGCTGGTCAAGCAATCGAAGAAGTTCACGCTCTCGATGCTCGGCGCGGGGCAGAAGGATTTGGCGTTTGCCTTCTTCAAGCACGTCGATCCGAAGGACGGCAAATTCGGCACCTACGCTTACAAGGACGGCGCCAACGGCTGCCCGATTATCACGGACGCGCCGGCCGCGGTCGAATGCGACGTCGTCAGCTTCATCGAAAAGGGCGACCACAGTATCGTGATCGGGCAGGTGACCGAAGCGCATCTCAACAAAGAGAGCGATCCGCTCACGCTCAAAGAGTGCGGGGTTAACTACGGCGGGTGAGCATCAACCCATTGAAGGGCCGGGCCGAAGTTGCGTGGCCCTTCAATCCGGTATCTTTTCCTCGTGACAGAGAGCGGAAAAAAGAAAGTCGTAGTGCTGCCGGGGGACGATACCGCGCCGGAGACCGTCGCCGCCGCCATGGCGGTGATGCGCGCGCTCGGCGTCGCGATCGATTTTGTCGAGTTTCCGCCGGGTGAGGAGTGGATCCGTGGTGAGACCGACAAAGCCGCGCGCGCCGCGATCGACGCGTCGGACTCGACGCTGTTCGGCTCGACCAGCGGCAAAACCAACGCGATTCTGCATCTGCGCTGGGGGCGGCAGACCTACGCCAACGTGCGGCCGTGCCGCTATTGGAAAGGGTTTCGCAGTCCGCTGGCGAAGCCGGATGGGATCGATTTCGTGATCGTGCGCGAGAATCTCGAAGACCTCTATCTGGGTCTCGAAGGGCCGCTCGAAGCGCTCGCGCCGCTCCATCTGCGCAGCCGCATCCTGCGCCGCGAGCTGGATACTTCCGAACGGGGCATCTACGCGATCAAGGTGATCACGGAGCGCAAAACCCGGCAGGTCGCGCACTTCGCCGCGAAGCTCGCGATGCGCCGCAAGGCCGCGGGCTATCCGGGAAAGCTCACCTGCACGTCGAAATACAACATGCTGCGCGAGAGCGACGGGCTGTTCCGCAAAATCGTCGAGGAAGTCGCCGCGGGCTATCCGGAAATCACATACGAAGAGTTCATCGTCGATGATTTTGCGCGGCGGCTCGTGCAGAGCGCGCACGACCTCGACGTCGTGGTGATGCCGAATCTCTACGGCGACATCCTCTCGGACGCGGCGGCGGGCACGATCGGCGGTCTCGGCGTCGCGCCTTCGGGCTGTTACGGCGACGACTACGCCTACTTCGAGTCGGTGCACGGGACCGCGCCCGATATCCTGGGTATGGGCATCATCAATCCCACCGCGACGATGCTCTCTGCGGCGATGATGCTCGATTACCTGGGCTTCGGCGATGAATCGAAACGCTTCGAGAACGCAATCCGCAAAGTCTATGCAGAGGGCAAAGTGCTGACCCCGGATCAGGGCGGGAGGGGGACGACGATCGAGTTCACGCGCGCGGTGATTGGGAATCTGTGATCGGCCGCAGATAGCGACGCTCCAAAGAGAACCGATCGCGCGAAAGTTTCATCTCAAACAGGGGAATATGTCGTGGTTCCGTTACTTCTCTAACGAGCCTACGATTAGCTTCCGAACTTCTAGCACCTAGATAGACTGCGCTTGGCGTTGGCATCGGGTATGCCGTCGAAGCAGGAAAGAGCCCAAATGGAAACACCA from Candidatus Binataceae bacterium carries:
- a CDS encoding CcmD family protein: MKHFNYLLAAYSVIFVTIFLYVGFIRTRQSRLEEALRAMETKLAALENELAQRASAPPH
- the ftsH gene encoding ATP-dependent zinc metalloprotease FtsH; the protein is MVMNQVSRNIALWLVVVLMAALLFKFFSSTQQHSPEIIFSDFLNDVDNRNVTEVTIQGNQIKGETSDGQHFSTYAPSDPDLVKTLRDKGVKIAAKPADGDPWWMVLLVQWFPMLLLVGVWIFFMRQMQIGGGKAMSFGKSRAKLLTENTHKVTFADVAGIDEAKDELEEIIQFLKDPKRFTRLGGRIPKGVLLVGPPGTGKTLLARAIAGEAGVPFFSISGSDFVEMFVGVGASRVRDLFVQGKKHAPCIIFIDEIDAVGRHRGAGLGGGHDEREQTLNQLLVEMDGFEANEGVILVAATNRPDVLDPALLRPGRFDRRVVVPRPDVKGREGILKVHVRKVPLADDVDVIKIARSTSGFAGADLENLVNEAALLAARNSKERVGMIDFELAKDKVMMGAERRSMVMSQEERRKVAYHESGHALVATMQLGADPLHKVTIIPRGMALGVTQQLPVDDRYTESRQYLMTTLAVLFGGRVAEQLVFNEMWTGAGNDIERATELARKMVCQWGMSDELGPMTFGRQEEQVFLGRDLGHSKDYSEQTAVEIDREVRRLLSQAYDTAKKLLSENVILLHALAERLIDKEVVDGAEVAEMVKAHQEGRPFIPQPAPAVSPSINPPTQPRDKPRAVEEDVPVAGPLHPKPSLA
- the ccsA gene encoding cytochrome c biogenesis protein CcsA, whose protein sequence is MTHRTALRAGAPALALMLVALWMVFAWVPTEADQGIVQRIFYFHVACAWVAFVAFALVAVCGIFYLWLGQAIFDQLGYAAAEGGMIFCTLVLITGSIWARPIWGVWWTWDSRLTTTLILWLLYGGYLMLRAMSDDTPQTARFAAVLGIVATVDVPVIIVSVRMWRTIHPAVLVTRSGGHGLEDPRMVITLLVAVAAFTALFIWLLMLRVATVRASARLGRLGQALAMASAAVQDLNP
- a CDS encoding lysophospholipid acyltransferase family protein, which gives rise to MEHDAELTGGAAAPRTGVVPRVWGGIATILSVVYTAILLAAAALVARFKRGHYVSPLMRLWAWLIFHTCAISAEVEGLEHLRGLGSFILISNHQSLFDIIAIVHLLPCEVRFVAKQELRRVPLLGYVLARSGNIMIERQSGGRAIRRAVAATRDGYSIAVFAEGRRSSDNRVHEFSDGGAWLALATGRPCVPLAISGTLAMMPRGARFALAGRRIRLAFGQPIATAELRSADRARLSAQLERSVRELFRSEV
- a CDS encoding heme exporter protein CcmB, whose product is MGAFAAILRKDLSLELRAGESLLTLIGLSLLIIVAMVFALSPVGGVRDAETAAGALWVALLFAGTMGAARTLLAERDNGCLAALLMSPADRATIFCAKLAAAFSFMAIAEIAAVAILVLFFNLALDARVIHLAPSLVLGALGFAALATLLAAISGRVRTGDLLLPILAVPLFAPALIAGVKAGGAALAGAPFSVSTPWLKLLAAFDVLFLSAGWLLFEYVIVEH
- the tilS gene encoding tRNA lysidine(34) synthetase TilS, with translation MIQPLARALERAKLAPDRLILAAVSGGPDSVAMLHALKALQPRGRFRLAAAHFNHHLRGSESARDEQFVRQLCDRLEVELVVGQTRLTAGANLEERARELRHAFLKRVADRLDASLIALAHQADDQAETVLMRLLRGAGVAGLSAMKEAGPGRLWRPLLTVKRAALVAYLDQIGAAWTTDSSNASRLILRNRIRHTLLPMLERDFAPGLAERLTELAAEMRALDGFITDAARTELASRRAGEGLTVLGFGDLDFALADATLREFLRERLSGLRHISRDHIEMMRGLCSGANPSGRVVLPGGWRLRRQYDFAELERTAPPAPLRGLTEPIQLACCGRTEVGASGFIFEARLLDLGTDGPVPLPADPMEALFDTAQLRGPLWVRSFRAGDRISPHGMTGSRKVQELFVDRKLPRDLRAVWPLVTSGETIVWIPGIVRSRSALITFAHQEIPAGRKVLHLRALSTRRREITSLLKNPATC
- a CDS encoding J domain-containing protein yields the protein MEFRDYYKTLGVERSATAAQIKGAFRKLARKHHPDVNPNNKEAERRFKEINEAYQVLSDPDKRKKYDELGADWERGAPQDEVFRRYARAGGSGGGPTFQAGEAGGFSDFFERFFGGLGGNFDARGGGQEFTFEGADGRPARRSGKAADLAAEATIPLRDALEGGKRRLEIAATVECDACGGTGMRVRQERRGNTRIMRPAEPCEKCGGAGVIQERRTLEITIPAGMADGGRMRLKGQGGKGARAELNGDLFITIHVDPGPSFTLHGRDVRCLLPVWDYEAALGAEVTAPAPTGRISLKIPAGSQSGRVMRLRGKGLPARAKDPAGDLLYELRVLAPTDLTDGERDLMRQLAEQRRARGVPDPRSELLGG
- a CDS encoding DNA-3-methyladenine glycosylase I — protein: MSYCTIAPGHPLHGPYHEREYGFPIADDDALFERLVLEINQAGLSWLTILAKRANFRAAYNHFAIARVAKYGERDRARLLADAGIVRNRLKVDATIVNARRIIELQQSHGSFARWLAAQHPLAKPEWVKLFKKTFNFTGGEITGEFLLSIGYLPGAHDESCPVFAKIACLQPPWKRARH